In one Oryza glaberrima chromosome 2, OglaRS2, whole genome shotgun sequence genomic region, the following are encoded:
- the LOC127763476 gene encoding E3 ubiquitin-protein ligase At1g63170-like: MHASRMEQTTGVSGHEHIIDIPRDSGPSTSTSHSVARENHGEPNPVDRSATRALVPALQAPSAVGAPSAGHTSGARRSDNYVRRHRSPLNSGLWISIEVLVNVSQIVAAIVVLSLSRKEHPQAPLFEWVIGYTVGCFATLPHLYWRYIHRNIVNGENEPAHTLQGSSQNNSTEPSASASERRRNAARNAVLANPRINALFDHFKMALDCFFAVWFVVGNVWIFGGRSSAADAPNLYRLCIVFLTFSCIGYAMPFILCAMICCCLPCIISVMGFREDTNNTRGATSESINSLPTYKFKTKKRRHSSGNEAEGQDGGIVAAGTDKERSLSAEDAVCCICLAKYAHNDELRELPCTHCFHKECVDKWLKINALCPLCKSEIASSSGTSDTRRSDHTDIPVQEIEMH; encoded by the exons ATGCACGCTTCGAGGATGGAACAAACTACAGGTGTTAGTGGCCATGAGCACATAATTGATATTCCAAGGGACAGTGGTCCATCTACTTCGACTTCCCATAGTGTTGCTAGAGAAAACCATGGAGAACCAAATCCTGTTGATAGATCTGCAACCAGAGCGCTAGTACCTGCTTTGCAGGCACCATCAGCAGTTGGTGCACCTAGTGCAGGACATACTTCAGGTGCTAGAAGAAGTGATAACTATGTTCGCCGGCACAGAAGCCCTTTGAATTCTGGACTCTGGATTTCAATAGAAGTTCTTGTCAATGTGAGCCAAATTGTAGCTGCTATTGTTGTGCTTTCTCTTTCAAGAAAGGAACATCCGCAAGCTCCATTATTTGAGTGGGTCATAGGTTATACAGTTGGTTGTTTTGCTACACTACCCCATCTTTATTGGCGCTATATACACCGCAATATTGTCAATGGTGAAAATGAGCCAGCACATACACTTCAAGGCTCCTCTCAGAACAATTCAACTGAGCCTTCTGCTAGTGCATCAGAGCGTCGAAGGAATGCTGCACGAAATGCAGTGCTCGCTAATCCAAG GATTAATGCTCTTTTTGACCACTTCAAGATGGCCTTGGATTGTTTCTTTGCTGTGTGGTTCGTCGTAGGAAATGTGTGGATATTTGGCGGGCGTTCTTCTGCTGCCGATGCTCCAAACTTGTACAG GTTATGTATTGTGTTCCTTACCTTTAGTTGTATTGGGTATGCCATGCCTTTCATCCTCTGTGCAATGATATGCTGCTGCCTACCCTGCATCATATCTGTTATGGGATTTAGAGAAGATACAAACAATACAAGAGGGGCTACCTCAGAATCCATCAATTCTCTTCCAACATACAAATTCAAAACCAAGAAACGCCGTCATAGTTCAGGAAATGAAGCTGAAGGCCAAGATGGTGGGATAGTAGCTGCAGGGACTGACAAGGAGCGGTCACTATCTGCTGAGGATGCT GTTTGTTGCATCTGTCTTGCAAAGTATGCACACAATGATGAGCTTCGTGAACTTCCCTGCACACATTGTTTCCACAAGGAATGTGTTGATAAATGGCTGAAGATTAATGCACTTTGCCCATTGTGCAAATCTGAGATAGCGAGCTCATCTGGAACATCTGATACTCGTCGCTCTGACCACACAGATATTCCTGTGCAGGAGATTGAAATGCATTAG
- the LOC127764667 gene encoding mitogen-activated protein kinase kinase 5-like, whose protein sequence is MRPGGPPSLRAGLLQQQQQQPGTPGRSRRRPDLTLPLPQRDLTSLAVPLPLPLPPSSAPSSTSSSGSSSLGGVPTPPNSVGSAPPAPPPLSELERVRRIGSGAGGTVWMVRHRPTGRPYALKVLYGNHDDAVRRQITREIAILRTAEHPAIVRCHDMYEQAGELQILLEYMDGGSLEGRRIASEAFLADVARQVLSGIAYLHRRHIVHRDIKPSNLLIDSGRRVKIADFGVGRILNQTMDPCNSSVGTIAYMSPERINTDLNDGAYDGYAGDIWSFGLSILEFYMGRFPLGENLGKQGDWAALMCAICYSDSPAPPPNASPEFKSFISCCLQKNPARRPSAAQLLQHRFVAGPQQQQQPQPQPLAPPPS, encoded by the coding sequence atGCGACCGGGCGGGCCGCCGAGCTTGCGGGCGgggctgctgcagcagcagcagcagcagccggggaCGCCGGGGAGGTCGCGGCGCCGGCCGGATCtcacgctgccgctgccgcagcgGGACCTCACGTCGCTCGcggtgccgctgccgctgccgctgccgccgtcgtcggcgccgtcgtcgacgtcgtcgtccggGTCGTCCTCGCTCGGCGGCGTGCCCACCCCGCCGAATTCGGTcggctccgcgccgccggccccgccgccgctgtcggaGCTGGAGCGCGTCCGCCGCATCgggagcggcgcgggcgggacGGTGTGGATGGTGCGGCACCGCCCCACGGGGCGGCCGTACGCGCTCAAGGTGCTCTACGGGAACCACGACGACGCCGTGCGGCGGCAGATCACGCGCGAGATCGCGATCCTCCGCACCGCCGAGCACCCGGCCATCGTGCGGTGCCACGACATGTACGAGcaggccggcgagctccagaTCCTGCTCGAGTACATGGACGGGGGATCCCTCGAGggccgccgcatcgcctccGAGGCCTTCCTCGCCGACGTCGCGCGCCAGGTGCTCTCCGGGATCGCctacctccaccgccgccacatcgtccaccgcgacatcaagcCATCCAACCTCCTCAtcgactccggccgccgcgtcaAGATCGCCGACTTCGGCGTCGGCCGCATCCTCAACCAGACCATGGACCCCTGCAACTCCTCCGTCGGGACCATCGCCTACATGAGCCCCGAGCGCATCAACACCGACCTCAACGACGGCGCCTACGACGGCTACGCCGGCGACATCTGGAGCTTCGGCCTGAGCATTCTCGAGTTCTACATGGGCAGGTTCCCCCTCGGGGAGAATCTCGGCAAGCAGGGAGACTGGGCCGCCCTCATGTGCGCGATTTGCTACTCcgactcgccggcgccgccgcccaacgCCTCGCCGGAGTTCAAGAGCTTCATCAGCTGCTGCCTCCAGAAGAAcccggcgcggcggccatcGGCGGCGCAGCTTCTCCAACATCGGTTCGTCGCCGggccacagcagcagcagcagccgcagccgcagccccTCGCACCGCCTCCGTCATGA